One stretch of Mycolicibacterium fallax DNA includes these proteins:
- a CDS encoding aldehyde dehydrogenase, with translation MALLADRESRLLIDGELRAGENGAFGTVNPATEEVLGTAADASAADMGAAIEAARRAFDDTEWSRNTALRVRCIRQLREAMQANIEELRELTIAEVGAPRMLTSGGQLEGPVDDLSFCADTAENFSWNTDLGFARPQGMPSNRTIAREAVGVVGAITPWNFPHQINLAKIGPALAAGNTLVLKPAPDTPWAAAVLGEIITEHTDFPPGVINIVTSSDHGVGALLSTDPRVDMVSFTGSTATGRAVMTDAAATIKKVFLELGGKSAFIVLDDADLAAAAAMAAFTTSMHAGQGCAITTRLVVPRASYDDAVAAAAATMAGLRPGDPNAKGTVCGPLISARQRDRVQSYLDLAIAEGGSFACGGGRPADRPTGFFIEPTLITGLTNDARVAREEIFGPVLTVIAHGGDDDAVRIANDSPYGLSGTVFGGDPQRCANVAARLRVGTVNINGGVWYAADAPFGGYKQSGVGREMGLAGFEEYTEIKVIATLAP, from the coding sequence ATGGCGTTACTGGCCGACCGGGAAAGCCGGCTGCTCATCGACGGCGAGCTTCGCGCCGGTGAAAACGGGGCGTTCGGCACCGTCAACCCCGCCACCGAGGAGGTCCTCGGCACCGCCGCGGACGCCTCGGCCGCCGACATGGGCGCGGCGATCGAGGCCGCCCGGCGGGCCTTCGACGACACCGAATGGTCGCGCAACACCGCGCTGCGGGTGCGCTGCATCCGGCAGCTGCGCGAGGCGATGCAGGCGAACATCGAGGAGCTGCGCGAGCTGACCATCGCCGAGGTCGGCGCCCCGCGGATGCTGACCTCCGGCGGGCAGCTGGAGGGCCCGGTCGACGACCTGTCGTTCTGCGCGGACACCGCCGAAAACTTCTCCTGGAACACCGATCTGGGCTTCGCCCGGCCACAGGGCATGCCCAGCAACCGGACCATCGCCCGGGAGGCGGTCGGGGTGGTCGGGGCCATCACGCCGTGGAACTTCCCGCACCAGATCAACCTGGCCAAGATCGGTCCGGCGCTGGCCGCCGGCAACACCCTGGTGCTCAAGCCCGCCCCGGACACCCCGTGGGCCGCGGCGGTGCTCGGCGAAATCATCACCGAGCACACCGATTTCCCGCCCGGGGTGATCAACATCGTCACCTCCAGCGACCACGGCGTCGGTGCGCTGCTGTCCACCGACCCGCGGGTGGACATGGTGTCGTTCACCGGCTCCACCGCCACCGGCCGCGCGGTGATGACCGACGCCGCGGCCACCATCAAGAAGGTGTTCCTGGAGCTCGGCGGCAAGTCGGCGTTCATCGTGCTCGACGACGCCGACCTGGCCGCGGCCGCCGCGATGGCGGCGTTCACCACCTCGATGCACGCCGGGCAGGGCTGCGCGATCACCACCCGGCTGGTGGTGCCGCGGGCGTCCTACGACGACGCGGTGGCCGCCGCCGCGGCCACCATGGCCGGGCTGCGGCCCGGCGACCCGAACGCCAAGGGCACCGTCTGCGGCCCGCTGATCTCGGCGCGCCAGCGCGACCGGGTGCAGTCCTACCTGGACCTGGCCATCGCCGAGGGCGGCAGCTTCGCCTGCGGCGGCGGCCGGCCCGCCGACCGGCCGACCGGCTTCTTCATCGAGCCGACGCTGATCACCGGGCTGACCAACGACGCCCGGGTGGCCCGCGAGGAGATCTTCGGGCCGGTGCTGACCGTCATCGCCCACGGCGGCGACGACGACGCGGTGCGGATCGCCAACGACTCCCCGTACGGGCTGTCGGGCACCGTGTTCGGCGGTGACCCGCAGCGTTGCGCGAACGTCGCGGCCCGGCTGCGGGTCGGCACCGTCAACATCAACGGCGGGGTCTGGTACGCCGCCGACGCGCCGTTCGGCGGGTACAAGCAGTCCGGCGTGGGCCGCGAGATGGGCCTGGCCGGGTTCGAGGAATACACCGAGATCAAGGTCATTGCCACGCTGGCGCCCTAG
- a CDS encoding SDR family oxidoreductase, with protein MSRFENKVAIVTGAGGGIGQAYAEALAREGAAVAVADINMDGARAVADGITAAGGTAIAVSVDVSDPDSTVAMAEATVAELGGIDYLVNNAAIFGGMKLDGLLTVPWDYYQRFMSVNLDGALLCSRAVVGHMEKRGGGVIVNQSSTAAWVYSNFYGLAKVGINGLTQQLSRELGWRNIRINAIAPGPIDTEANRTTTPQAIVKQIVQTLPLARLGTPEDLVGMCLFLLSDEASWVTGQIFNVDGGQIIRS; from the coding sequence ATGAGTCGTTTTGAGAACAAGGTCGCGATCGTCACCGGGGCCGGTGGCGGGATCGGGCAGGCCTACGCCGAGGCGCTGGCCCGCGAGGGCGCGGCCGTCGCCGTCGCCGACATCAACATGGACGGTGCCCGCGCGGTGGCCGACGGGATCACCGCCGCCGGCGGCACCGCCATCGCAGTGTCGGTCGACGTCTCGGACCCGGACTCGACGGTGGCGATGGCCGAGGCGACGGTCGCCGAGCTCGGCGGGATCGACTACCTGGTCAACAACGCCGCCATCTTCGGCGGCATGAAGCTCGACGGCCTGCTGACCGTGCCGTGGGACTACTACCAGAGGTTCATGAGCGTCAACCTCGACGGCGCGCTGCTGTGCAGCCGGGCGGTGGTGGGCCACATGGAGAAGCGCGGCGGCGGCGTCATCGTCAACCAGTCCTCGACCGCGGCGTGGGTGTACTCGAACTTCTACGGACTGGCCAAGGTCGGCATCAACGGCCTGACCCAGCAGCTGTCCCGCGAGCTGGGCTGGCGCAATATTCGGATCAACGCGATCGCCCCGGGGCCGATCGACACCGAGGCCAACCGCACCACCACCCCGCAGGCCATCGTCAAGCAGATCGTGCAGACCCTGCCGCTGGCCCGCCTCGGCACCCCGGAAGACCTGGTCGGGATGTGCCTGTTCCTGCTGTCGGACGAGGCGTCCTGGGTCACCGGGCAGATCTTCAACGTCGACGGCGGACAGATCATCCGCTCATGA
- a CDS encoding carboxymuconolactone decarboxylase family protein, with the protein MDELRAKGLAKMNEVYGWEMPNIEGDPYFDLTVDHLFGDIWNRPGLSMREKRIMTLAAVTAVGRQDLAEIQVNAALLNEELTGEELKQMAVFLTQYLGFPLGSGLNGSVDKIVARRRKAAEAGRAEDKVANVNAAVKMSSGRTLDER; encoded by the coding sequence ATGGACGAATTGCGCGCCAAGGGCCTGGCCAAGATGAACGAGGTCTACGGCTGGGAGATGCCCAATATCGAGGGCGACCCGTACTTCGACCTCACCGTCGACCACCTCTTCGGTGACATCTGGAACCGGCCCGGGCTGTCGATGCGGGAGAAGCGGATCATGACGCTGGCCGCGGTCACCGCGGTCGGCCGCCAGGACCTGGCCGAGATCCAGGTCAACGCCGCCCTGCTCAACGAGGAGCTCACCGGCGAGGAACTCAAGCAGATGGCGGTGTTCCTCACCCAGTACCTCGGCTTCCCGCTGGGATCGGGCCTCAACGGCAGCGTCGACAAGATCGTCGCGCGCCGCCGCAAGGCCGCCGAGGCCGGCCGGGCCGAGGACAAGGTCGCCAACGTCAATGCGGCGGTGAAGATGAGCAGCGGCCGCACCCTCGACGAGCGCTGA
- a CDS encoding HNH endonuclease signature motif containing protein yields MGNSAYADRDTVLAALAAAESAAAALAGCRLDGFTPEELLDVLARRQALAWAAPAFDHTLTAHLAATADPGVLGAASLKLVLAERLRISRRAAARRLAEAADLGPRTSLDGQPLEPRLPTLAAAVAAGAIGPEHVDIARDIYRQLPANLDPDYRQAAEADLAGLATQFAPEQYRTLATHLLTILDPDGDYQERARRAQRGLTLGPQRRDGMSALRGTLTPEARATLEPILAKLAAPGMCNPNDEHPCVSGTPSQEQISADQRSAAQRGHDALIALSRAVLAAGDLGKLNGLPVTVVITTTLAELQTAAATHPDATPNWTTTNGNSAEDNSSNGSSAPPALNPDNGWAITAGGTRVPMRDLLRMASHAYHYLSLFDGHGRALWLGRSKRLATADQRLVLFSRERGCTRPGCPEPFYRTQAHHLDPWTPKPGQPGSRGDPDPEDAAGGNTNIDDLALACRADNNMADKFDWTTIRNTDGRVEWIPPPALDRGQPRTNTINFPEELLARYRNLRQTHPEQDLPPQDEPHWLDQAIDAHRRYDTDPTDAELTHQLILDNTPYPQDWNDPSTWQKIQPGDDTDTG; encoded by the coding sequence ATGGGGAACAGTGCATACGCCGACCGGGACACCGTCCTGGCAGCACTGGCCGCCGCCGAGTCCGCGGCCGCCGCGCTGGCCGGTTGCCGCCTCGACGGGTTCACCCCCGAAGAACTCCTCGACGTGCTGGCCCGCCGCCAAGCCCTGGCCTGGGCCGCCCCGGCCTTCGATCACACCCTGACCGCTCACCTGGCCGCCACCGCCGACCCCGGCGTGCTCGGGGCAGCCAGCCTCAAACTCGTGCTGGCCGAACGGCTCCGCATCTCCCGCCGCGCCGCCGCCCGGCGGCTGGCCGAGGCCGCCGACCTGGGCCCCCGCACCAGCCTCGACGGCCAACCCCTAGAACCCCGACTGCCCACCCTGGCTGCGGCGGTGGCCGCCGGGGCGATCGGGCCCGAACACGTGGACATCGCCCGCGACATCTACCGGCAACTGCCGGCGAACCTGGACCCCGACTACCGCCAGGCCGCCGAAGCAGACCTGGCCGGCCTGGCCACCCAATTCGCCCCCGAGCAATACCGCACCCTGGCCACCCACCTGTTGACCATCCTGGACCCCGACGGCGACTACCAGGAACGCGCCCGCCGCGCCCAGCGCGGCCTGACCCTGGGCCCGCAACGCCGCGACGGCATGAGCGCGCTGCGCGGCACCCTGACCCCCGAAGCCCGCGCCACCCTGGAGCCGATCCTGGCCAAACTCGCCGCCCCCGGCATGTGCAACCCCAACGACGAACACCCGTGTGTCAGTGGGACCCCGAGTCAGGAGCAGATCAGCGCCGATCAGCGCAGCGCCGCCCAACGCGGCCACGACGCCCTGATCGCCCTGAGCCGCGCCGTCCTGGCCGCCGGAGACCTCGGAAAACTCAACGGCCTACCGGTCACCGTGGTCATCACCACCACCCTCGCCGAACTCCAAACCGCCGCCGCCACCCACCCCGACGCCACCCCCAACTGGACCACCACCAACGGCAACAGCGCCGAAGACAACAGCAGCAACGGCAGCAGTGCGCCACCGGCCCTGAACCCCGACAATGGGTGGGCCATCACCGCCGGCGGCACCCGCGTCCCCATGCGCGATCTCCTGCGCATGGCCAGCCACGCGTATCACTACCTGAGCCTGTTCGACGGCCACGGCCGCGCCCTATGGCTCGGCCGCTCCAAACGCCTGGCCACCGCCGACCAACGCCTGGTCCTGTTCAGCCGAGAACGCGGCTGCACCAGGCCCGGCTGCCCCGAACCCTTCTACCGAACCCAAGCCCACCACCTCGACCCCTGGACCCCCAAACCCGGCCAACCCGGCAGCCGCGGCGACCCCGACCCCGAGGATGCGGCCGGCGGGAACACCAATATCGACGACCTCGCCCTGGCCTGCCGCGCCGACAACAACATGGCCGACAAATTCGACTGGACCACCATCCGCAACACCGACGGCCGCGTCGAATGGATCCCCCCACCGGCCCTGGACCGCGGCCAACCCCGCACCAACACCATCAACTTCCCCGAAGAGCTCCTGGCCCGCTACCGCAACCTGCGCCAAACCCACCCCGAGCAGGACCTCCCACCCCAAGACGAACCGCACTGGCTCGACCAAGCCATCGACGCCCACCGCCGCTACGACACCGACCCCACCGACGCCGAACTCACCCACCAACTCATCCTCGACAACACCCCCTACCCCCAGGACTGGAACGACCCCAGCACCTGGCAGAAAATCCAGCCCGGCGACGACACGGACACGGGCTAG
- a CDS encoding NAD(P)-dependent oxidoreductase, whose translation MSDLTLGYIGLGNQGAPMAQRLVDWPGGLVVFDVRAEATAPFAEAGATAAGSVAEVAAAADVISVTVLNDEQVRDVVGQLAEHAKAGTVIAIHSTIEPDTAPELAEALRPRGIHIVDAPVSGGAGAAAKGELAVMVGADDAAYDTVKPVFKRWASVVVRAGEPGAGTRMKLARNMLTFIGFAAACEAQRLAEAAGIDLQKLGRVVRHSDAQSGGPGAIMARDDTAPLAPDHFLYNMFVHTRGLAEKDLRLALGLGDTVGVELPLAQIALRDLAAGLGVPHGLDNG comes from the coding sequence ATGAGTGACCTCACGTTGGGTTATATCGGCCTGGGCAACCAGGGCGCGCCGATGGCGCAGCGGTTGGTGGACTGGCCCGGCGGGCTGGTGGTGTTCGACGTGCGCGCCGAGGCCACGGCGCCGTTCGCCGAGGCGGGCGCGACCGCGGCCGGCAGCGTGGCCGAGGTCGCCGCGGCCGCCGACGTCATCAGCGTGACGGTGCTCAACGACGAGCAGGTCCGCGACGTCGTCGGCCAACTCGCCGAGCACGCCAAGGCGGGCACGGTGATCGCCATTCACTCCACCATCGAACCGGACACCGCGCCGGAGCTGGCCGAGGCGCTGCGTCCCCGGGGGATTCACATCGTCGACGCGCCGGTCAGCGGCGGTGCCGGGGCGGCCGCGAAGGGGGAGCTGGCCGTTATGGTCGGCGCCGACGATGCGGCCTACGACACCGTCAAGCCGGTGTTCAAGCGGTGGGCGTCGGTGGTGGTCCGCGCCGGTGAACCCGGTGCGGGGACCCGGATGAAGCTGGCCCGCAACATGCTCACCTTCATCGGTTTCGCCGCGGCGTGCGAGGCGCAGCGACTGGCCGAGGCCGCCGGGATCGATCTGCAGAAGCTCGGCCGGGTGGTGCGGCACAGCGATGCCCAGAGCGGCGGCCCCGGGGCGATCATGGCCCGCGATGACACCGCGCCGCTGGCACCGGATCACTTCCTGTACAACATGTTCGTGCATACCCGCGGGCTGGCCGAGAAGGATCTGCGGCTGGCCCTGGGGCTGGGCGACACGGTGGGCGTGGAACTGCCGCTGGCGCAGATCGCGTTGCGCGACCTGGCCGCCGGTCTCGGCGTGCCGCACGGACTGGACAACGGGTAG